The Pelotomaculum isophthalicicum JI genomic sequence TTAAGGCTCTATCAAACGATCAAATTAAAAAACTAAAAGAATGGTCGACGTTATTAAAATTAGGGGATGTTGTTCAAAAGTATGATGGCGATGTAAAAGGGGAGGAGCGTTTAAAGGCTATTAAAAACGGCCGGCTGCTGGTTTCTACCCCGGATGTTTTAAATGCGTCTTTATTAAGATTAAATAAAGAGGAATATTACGAGGAGTTCTTTGCCAATTTAAGATATGTTGTGTTGGACGAATGTCATGTCTATAGTGGCGCTTTTGGTACGCACATGGCAATGGTCGTAAGGCGGCTGCGCCAGGTGTGTAAAAATCATAATAACTCACCTCAATTCATATTGTCCAGTGCAACTATTGGATGTCCTAAAAAACATGTTCAAGCTCTTACCGGAATAGATGATATTGAAATAATTAGTGAAAAAGATAACGGCAGTCCTATGGCTGGTAAAAAATATTATCTGATCAGCCCTCCCGAGGAAAATAAGCTTAATACCTTCATTTTAAAACTCACCAGGAATTTAATATTATCCGGTAAAAAATTTTTGTTATTTTGTAATACCCGTAAAGAAGTTGAAAACTTAATAATAAATTTTAAGCAGGCATACCCCGATATTAGAGATCGGATCATGCCCTACCGGGCCGGTTATGAGGTTGAGGACAGAACTGCTATAGAAGACGCCTTAGCCAAAGGCAAACTTGCAGGACTTTTTTGTACTTCGGCCTTAGAAATGGGTATTGATATATCTCACCTTGATGTTTGTGTAATGCTTGGTCTACCCGGAAATAAAATTAGTATGGTTCAGCGCGCGGGAAGAGTAGGACGTAAAGAACCTGGTGCAGTGATTATTTGTGCAGGCGATTCACCATATGATGATTATTACTTTAGCCATCCGAAAGAACTTTTTGAAAGACCTATGGAGGAACTGATTATTAATCTTGAAAATAAACAAATTTTAATTGATCATTTTGCCTGCGCTAGAGCTGAAGCTCTTAATTTTGAGGTACCGGATTTTGATGAAGATATTTTTGATAGGGGATTTATACAAATTGCGAACCATGTGAATTTATACGACTACCCGGATGATATATTATATGATCAGTCTCCTCATTTTAAGGTTCAGATCAGGTGTGTGGATGATCCGACCTATATTATCATTCATGGTCAGCATAGTGATGACCCGCCCATCGGGCAGATTACCTATTCACAGATTTTAAGGGAGGCATACAAAGGCGCCATATATCTTCATTTAGGAAAGCGGTATAGGGTTACAAAAATTTCATACACCGATCATAAGATTTATGTCGATTCCCGCTGTCCTATGGCCCAAACTCGTCCTAAAACAGAAGTTTTTGTGAGGCCTAGAGCTACCAGCCGGGTGATAAAATCAAAAATTTGGCCCGGTCTAAAGGTATGGAAAACAAGTTTAAGTATTACGGAGAAGTTAACAGGATATACGGAAACTATGAATAAAAAGAATAATGAAGTTTCCTACCCACAGCCAATGATCAGATATTTTGTGACTAGCGGGACGGTAATTAGCCTCTCCGGGCTGGATAGCATTACTCATGGCTCGGTCATGGGTCTTGCCGGTGCATTGGAAAACGCTTATCCCATTGTTTATCATTGTTCCAAAGACGATATCGGATCTTATGCTTGGAGCAAGGAAAATAATGAAGCCCATATTTATCTGTTTGATTCTACTGCAGGAGGCCTTGGTATAACTAATAAAGTGGTAAGTTTATTTGAAAATCTGCTTCAGGTAGCGTCACACAATGTTTCCCAATGTCCAAACTGTCTTGCCAACCCGGAAACAGCGGATTATGGATGCTATAAGTGTGTAATCAGCAATAGCTGGTTTAATTACGCTGGTAATACCCGCAAGGAAACAATAAAACTAATTAATGAGTTATCAATTATAACCAGCACGCACATGCCGGCTGAAGAAGAAGTTAGAGAAGATTTTAATAGTAAAAATCATCTTTTTGACCGGCATGGCGACAAATGTTTCGGTGGTACAATGTTGGTTAGTGGTTCCCTGGTTTATACCGGAAAGCATCAAGAGGGCATTGTATTAAATAGTGCGGCCTTTAATAACGGGATTATTGAGGACAGGCTATATAGTATCCGAATAGGCGACCAGGAGGCCAAATATTTGGGGAGCAGGCTGACGCTGATCCAAGGTAAAGTCGAAAGATGGTGTATGAATTGCGGTGAGGAACTAATTGATTTTGAAGAAACATCCTGTCCGGTTTGTGGAGTTCGATTGAGATAGACATAGAAATGAGGGAAGGCAAATGACAGGACACAGAATGGAAGTTAGTGAAAGCATTGAAATGTTGTTGCGCCAATCCGGTTTCAGCATCGAACATGAACACATACAGGCCCCAAGGGATGGCAGGTATTTAAATTGCCCTGAACTGCATCCCAAGATTTTAGCTTATGTGCAAAGTAAGTTTCAGGGAAAACTGTATTTGCACCAGGCTTTGGGTATAGATGCAG encodes the following:
- a CDS encoding DEAD/DEAH box helicase, translated to MEEIESILSKISAEIIYTRDEPPCQGNMRGIPKGLDGRLYMLTMLKYRSGLYSHQSKSIEASLNRKHVAINTSTASGKSLCFILPVLDELVKNHSARSLFIFPIKALSNDQIKKLKEWSTLLKLGDVVQKYDGDVKGEERLKAIKNGRLLVSTPDVLNASLLRLNKEEYYEEFFANLRYVVLDECHVYSGAFGTHMAMVVRRLRQVCKNHNNSPQFILSSATIGCPKKHVQALTGIDDIEIISEKDNGSPMAGKKYYLISPPEENKLNTFILKLTRNLILSGKKFLLFCNTRKEVENLIINFKQAYPDIRDRIMPYRAGYEVEDRTAIEDALAKGKLAGLFCTSALEMGIDISHLDVCVMLGLPGNKISMVQRAGRVGRKEPGAVIICAGDSPYDDYYFSHPKELFERPMEELIINLENKQILIDHFACARAEALNFEVPDFDEDIFDRGFIQIANHVNLYDYPDDILYDQSPHFKVQIRCVDDPTYIIIHGQHSDDPPIGQITYSQILREAYKGAIYLHLGKRYRVTKISYTDHKIYVDSRCPMAQTRPKTEVFVRPRATSRVIKSKIWPGLKVWKTSLSITEKLTGYTETMNKKNNEVSYPQPMIRYFVTSGTVISLSGLDSITHGSVMGLAGALENAYPIVYHCSKDDIGSYAWSKENNEAHIYLFDSTAGGLGITNKVVSLFENLLQVASHNVSQCPNCLANPETADYGCYKCVISNSWFNYAGNTRKETIKLINELSIITSTHMPAEEEVREDFNSKNHLFDRHGDKCFGGTMLVSGSLVYTGKHQEGIVLNSAAFNNGIIEDRLYSIRIGDQEAKYLGSRLTLIQGKVERWCMNCGEELIDFEETSCPVCGVRLR